AGCACGAATCAATGAACCGAACCTTTACCGCTATTCTCTGTTGGCTAGTTCCAGTCATCCTCAGTGCTCCATTGCTGGCTCAATCGTTACCAAATCCATTGCCGCAATGTGGTACGGAAGACCTTACCCCCCTGCAGAAACGTGCCCTGGTGCAACAGGGAAACCTGGCGCTGGAACGCAAACGAGCTTCGGGAGCGGCTTTTAACACCATCGCGTACGTGCCTATTCGGCCCCACATCTTTCGCCGAAGCGACGGTACTGGAGGCTTTACGCTGGCCAATTTAAATCAGGCAATGGCCATTACCAATAACTATTATCTCTTGAATGGCTATGGCATCCAATTCTACTTCGCGGGCACTACACCCGATTATATTGACAATGATCGGTTGCTCAATAATTTCCTCTATGACGATGAGTCGTCAGTGAACGGGCGGGATGCGACCAATGCCATGAATCAATACTATGTGAACCAGATTGCCAACAATACAGTAGGCGGATACGCCTATTATCCAGAAAACAGTATTCATTCAACCCGGTCATTCATTGCAACGTATGATAACGGCCAAATGAATTATGTAACCAACAGCACGATTCCTCACGAGCTGGGCCACAGTTTTAATCTTAGGCGTTTAAGCGTTTTCAATTTGCAGATTGGCTATACCTGATTTTCTTTGTATCCTTATCAACGAGAACAACTAATACCTACGCAAGAATAAGACGCACTACGGCAAGCCGCCGAATATTGGGAAGAGCAATACAACCGGATCAGCGAGCAGACTGAGTCGTTCCCCAGAGCAGGGATTACCGAGGATGATCTGGAAACTGCCTCGTGGTTGGCAGAGGTAAAAGAGATGTATCACAAGAAGTACCAGAAGGCTCGGCAGAACTACGTTGACGCTGACTACGGCAATGTGCAAGATTTGCTAGGATAACAAAAAGCCAGCTTATCAGGGCTGACGGTGGGAGAAAAAGCTTGATTCAGTCGGATAAAAGGATAAACTTGTCTGAGGAGCTTTTAATTTAGCCCCACACGCTGGGTAGAATAGATTTAGTTCGTAAATCGTCCTCTCTTATAAACTGTAACTTCTTCTAAAAACCACTCGAGTGGTATCGCGAGTTTACGTCGAGTGGCCTCCCCGAACAGGCTTTCTAAACAGGCGGTTTCCAACTAATTTTTGACCCAGGAAGATCCCCAGTTAATCAGAAGAAGATTTACTGGGTACTATTGCAATCCGGCTAAAATCGCCACTAAGAATGCGAAACAAGCCAGGTGTAAACTTATCCAATAAGAGCAACAAGGATAAGCAGAGCACCGCCGTTAGCAGAGGGCTAAGCCAATAAAGAAGTCCAATACCCATTGTGGCGACCAAAGCTTTAAACAGAAAATAGTTTACCACTGGGTGGTACAAGTACAAGGGTAGGGAATATCGCTGCCCATAGTAACTCAATCGGCAGGTCGGGGAAACGATTAATCGTAGTGATAACAGAAAAAGACCCACCGATAAGAAAAGTGTTCCCACCACAAAATCAACTAGTCGAAAACTGGATTGATTACCCGACAAGAGCCAGACTTCAACCAGCTGCAAGCCAAACCCAAAACTAATTAATAGCCAACAGGTTGATGTATACACGTACCGATGGAGCGAGTATTTAGCCCCTAGAAAGCCGATGCACAAGAAAGGAATAGAGAGCAGCAAACGGGCATAAAGGGGATGGGGACTCATTGCCAACAGGAAACTATACGGGTTTAACCCTAAAATGAGGATAATTGATAAGACTGCCAGAAAAGGCAATACGTCCTGCCGAAGATAGGTTAGACAGAACCAAAGTACCAGATATCCTACTAAAAGTGAGGTAAGAAACCAGAGATGAAAATAAGCCCCGACTAGGAGTGTAAAATGGGTAGCTAGACTGCTTACAGAACCTTCGGTAAGGCCTAAAAAAAGTAAGTAGAACAGATTCGCCCAGACAAAGAGTATCGTCACGGATTGGGCCGTTTTCAGAAAAGCCTGCTTTGCATGTGTGCTATAGCTTTTCTGAAAAAAGTAGCCACTAACCATGAAGAAGAAAGGTACAGCCCAACGTCCCGCTAAAGGTAAGAGCGGAAACTTATCAGAATAAATGCAATGGATGAAAATAACGGCGAAGGCAGCTATTAATCGAAACAGATCGACACCAGCATTACGTTGACTCATAGCTAGGATAACTGATTGCTTTTCCGAAACGTGACGGAGGGGCCAACTTCAACAGACCGATTAAATCCACTGGTTGCTGGAGGCCTGATACTCGCTTTAGTTGGCTTGAGTAGGTTGTCAATGTAGCCAGCTCGTGGAGAAAAATTAACCAAAGAAAAGGGCTTGTCCCTGTACTCCTTTGATCTAACAACCCCTGAAAGGTCACTCCAATTTCCAGTGTCAACCAAAGGTCTTAAAACAAATCACCTAAAATTTGGGCTCCGTCTGGATTGCCCGGCACCATGTTGTCGTCACACGTGGGCGTAGTACTCTGCGGAACGGGTACCGAGGGCGATTAACACGCGTAAATTGAGAGCGCTAGAGAGAACCACAGAAACCATATCGCTGTATATTACAGCTGAACTAAGCCATCACCGGGAGTAGTTTTAGTATGTTGTTCACTCATTTGTCTTTTAGGAGAGGGCGTAGTTTCCGGTAAGGCCATCCTAGAAGAATTACAGGCGATCAAGAGCGTTGGGGATGGATTCAGCGCGCTTGAGCCGATTGTTTTTCGAAACGATAGGAAGACACGCAGTTGGCCGTACATTGATAAAGTCGTAGTTAAACGTGCCGGTGCCCGTAGCGTGATGGACGTGAATAATCGTATGAGATTCTTCCTGCTTTTTTGTGTCGGTGTCTGGACTTTCTTGCCTGCCTTTTCCCAGGCTGTTCCATCGAACGTGTATGCCTACTCGCCGTCCCCCGGTAAACAGGCTGGCTACCAAGAGCAAACCTTACTGGAAGGGACTACCCGCGATTTTTCTCACTTCATTGTTCAGGCGATAACCATAGGAACTGACCAGCCCGCTCAATCCACCCAACAGTTCGACGAAGAGGTGGTGCTGCTTATTAGAGCGGGAGAGTTGACGCTTACATTAGGAAACAAGCACAAGACCCTGGGACCCGGTAGTTTGGTATTGATCATGCCCGGTGATGACTACCGCGTAGACAATCAGGCTACCCAACCCCTTACTTATTACCAGATGCGATATACCTCCAACGAAATGCCGGATTTGGATTTATATCGGCTGCTGGGTGGCTCGTTCTGGGTCGATTGGCAGGATATCGCGTCGAACACAGATTCAAAAGGGAGTAACCGGCGGCTGGTTCCCTATCCCACGGTGATGAGCAACCGGATTGCGATGCAGCTTACCACAGTCAACCCCGGCTTGGGTAAAGAGCCACCCCAGACGCACCGATCGGCAGAACTACTACTCGTTCTGGACCATCCGGTCGAAGCTCATCTTGGGGGTACGATGAAAAAGGCACAGGCAGGGGATCTAATCTTTATTGAATCGGAGATAGCGCGCGCCATTTACCCTGGCAGCGCACAAGGATGCACCTACCTGTCATTTCAGTTTTAATGCTTGGACGCTACTCGTAGCGTGACCACTAAGGCCTATCGTCTTAATCGGCAGTGGTTTGTAACGATGACATCGATCATTTACCAATCAGCCAATCCTTTCTTGGGTAAGCGCTACTTACGTCCGGATTCCGATCCGTTTGTCTTAGGGCTGCCGACAAGCGGGCCTATAGCTTTGTTTAAAATTTAGTATTATTGGAAAAATTTTACCTGCGACGTTCGCGTGAAGAAGGCAATATCGATTGGTCTGTTTGGCTTGCTC
This genomic window from Spirosoma agri contains:
- a CDS encoding zinc-dependent metalloprotease family protein; the encoded protein is MNRTFTAILCWLVPVILSAPLLAQSLPNPLPQCGTEDLTPLQKRALVQQGNLALERKRASGAAFNTIAYVPIRPHIFRRSDGTGGFTLANLNQAMAITNNYYLLNGYGIQFYFAGTTPDYIDNDRLLNNFLYDDESSVNGRDATNAMNQYYVNQIANNTVGGYAYYPENSIHSTRSFIATYDNGQMNYVTNSTIPHELGHSFNLRRLSVFNLQIGYT
- a CDS encoding acyltransferase, with amino-acid sequence MSQRNAGVDLFRLIAAFAVIFIHCIYSDKFPLLPLAGRWAVPFFFMVSGYFFQKSYSTHAKQAFLKTAQSVTILFVWANLFYLLFLGLTEGSVSSLATHFTLLVGAYFHLWFLTSLLVGYLVLWFCLTYLRQDVLPFLAVLSIILILGLNPYSFLLAMSPHPLYARLLLSIPFLCIGFLGAKYSLHRYVYTSTCWLLISFGFGLQLVEVWLLSGNQSSFRLVDFVVGTLFLSVGLFLLSLRLIVSPTCRLSYYGQRYSLPLYLYHPVVNYFLFKALVATMGIGLLYWLSPLLTAVLCLSLLLLLDKFTPGLFRILSGDFSRIAIVPSKSSSD
- a CDS encoding cupin, which gives rise to MRFFLLFCVGVWTFLPAFSQAVPSNVYAYSPSPGKQAGYQEQTLLEGTTRDFSHFIVQAITIGTDQPAQSTQQFDEEVVLLIRAGELTLTLGNKHKTLGPGSLVLIMPGDDYRVDNQATQPLTYYQMRYTSNEMPDLDLYRLLGGSFWVDWQDIASNTDSKGSNRRLVPYPTVMSNRIAMQLTTVNPGLGKEPPQTHRSAELLLVLDHPVEAHLGGTMKKAQAGDLIFIESEIARAIYPGSAQGCTYLSFQF